Proteins found in one Anopheles aquasalis chromosome 3, idAnoAquaMG_Q_19, whole genome shotgun sequence genomic segment:
- the LOC126576332 gene encoding GATA zinc finger domain-containing protein 10-like, which translates to MMHKTAVVLLLCGLLANAARLDNLYGAPAPAASYQGGGGDGNVLNAPRQQFGSPASQYLPPTAGGQQQQQQQGGFQGGYPSVAPLGQRGPQGQQGFGAQPYNPQQQQQQPSAPGSYGGVSNGLQPSGPAGNFPGNNYQQTTPIPILRYENVNNGDGSYRFDYATGNGIQHQEEGFLRNLGPEKSEQVVSGGYSYTAPDGQQYSVQYKADANGFQPVGDHLPTPPPLPPALQEAYDLHARLHAEAAARPKNPAYQDGQPGQQYGPPQQQPQQQYYPQPQQPSYQQPQQQQQQQPQYQQPQYQQQTPQFHSSSPNAIQGYPSAPANQYLPPNKRQQGFNPNTGYTY; encoded by the exons ATGATGCACAAGACG GCCGTTGTGCTGCTCCTGTGTGGGCTGCTGGCCAATGCTGCCCGGCTCGATAACCTCTAcggagcaccggcaccggcagcctCCTACCAGGGAGGAGGCGGTGATGGTAACGTGCTCAATGCTCCCCGGCAGCAGTTCGGTTCCCCGGCCAGCCAGTACCTTCCACCGACGGccggtggtcagcagcagcagcagcagcagggtggctTCCAGGGTGGCTATCCCTCGGTGGCTCCACTCGGACAGCGTGGTCCACAGGGACAGCAAGGATTCGGTGCCCAACCGTACAacccccaacaacaacaacaacagccgtCCGCACCGGGCAGCTACGGTGGTGTGAGCAACGGCCTGCAACCGAGCGGTCCGGCCGGAAACTTCCCGGGCAACAACTACCAGCAAACGACACCGATCCCGATCCTGCGCTACGAGAACGTTAACAACGGCGATGGTAGCTATCGATTCGA CTACGCCACCGGTAACGGCATCCAGCACCAGGAGGAAGGTTTCCTGCGAAACTTGGGACCAGAAAAGTCGGAACAGGTAGTGTCGGGCGGTTACTCCTACACCGCACCCGATGGCCAACAGTACAGCGTGCAGTACAAGGCCGATGCGAACGGTTTCCAGCCCGTCGGTGATCATctgccaacgccaccaccactcccgcCAGCGCTGCAAGA AGCGTACGATCTGCACGCACGTCTGCATGCCGAAGCGGCCGCACGGCCCAAGAACCCTGCATACCAGGATGGACAACCCGGTCAACAGTACGGTcctcctcagcagcagccgcagcagcagtactacCCACAGCCACAACAACCCTCGTAtcaacagccacagcagcagcagcagcagcaaccgcagtaTCAGCAACctcagtaccagcagcagactcCTCAGTTCCACTCTAGCTCACCGAACGCCATCCAGGGTTACCCATCGGCACCAGCTAACCAGTATCTGCCACCGAACAAGCGGCAGCAAGGCTTCAACCCCAACACCGGCTACACCTACTAG